AGACATTAAAGCTCAGATGGTTGAGGCAACAAATAGGACTTGTGAGCCAAGAGCCTGCTCTCTTTGCCAccaccattaaagaaaatattcttTTGGGTAGGCCTGATGCTAACCAAATCGAGATCGAAGAAGCTGCCAGAGTGGCCAATGCACATTCATTCATAGTAAAGCTTCCTGATGGCTTTGACACTCAGGTTAGCTAATCTCAGATGGTTCATTTTTAAGTCAGTTTTAATAATTGCATACTTCACCACTAGTATCTACCATCTGCAACACTTGTCATAACATTAAACGGTTAGCAATTTCTGACCTAATAACCTTCTTAAACACATAAAACTATAAGATTATAAGGTGAAATTAATGTTATGACTGTTGTTGCCATAAATGCTGAACCataattgtataattatatacCAGTTGGGGTGTTGACTTTATGGCAGTTGGAGAAGGTGAGGGAATGAGTAAAGTAGGCACTAAGGGAGGTGAAATATAATCATGGATCTTGACTATAGGGGTTCTTATTTCGTTTGATTTTTAATGCCTTATAGTTGTTTCACTTGGTTAACAAAGAGAACCTAACAAGTTTTTAGTATATACAATATTATAAAGTCAAATAAGGGAAGTCTTTGAATATGCATGCATTTATCAGAAGGTAACATGGTTCAGTCAGCAATGCATGTGCAGGAATAAGACCAAATTACATAGAAGGGAGATGACCAAtcagagagaaaagaaaatgggatATAGGACAATAAAATATACAAGGAAGgcttcataaataaataatttatgaaccttttatgattggtttaaaattacaaattattgcaaaaagaaatggaactttttagagaaaaaatagaaGACATGGAATTAAAGGAGGAGATTTTTTCCCTccaatcattttaattaacataaaataattgtgACTCTATGATTTGTTTAAGTTTATGCGCATGCCACTGTTAGCATGTTGCAAAGAAATCTAATTCGGGCTGTGGactgaaaaaaatttcaatgctttcatttcttttaatattctaacttgtgataaaaagaaaaataaattaaaaacataggAAAAAATCTACATGAAAGCATAAACCAATTGGTGTTAATAATTTGGAAATGGCAGGTTGGGGAGAGAGGACTTCAACTCTCAGGTGGGCAGAAGCAGAGAATTGCTATAGCCAGGGCAATGTTGAAAAACCCGGCAATCCTACTCTTGGATGAAGCAACTAGTGCTCTAGATTCTGAGTCAGAAAAGTTGGTTCAAGAGGCTCTTGATCGTTTCATGATTGGGAGGACAACTCTTGTAATTGCCCATCGCCTTTCCACTATTCGCAAGGCTGATCTTGTAGCTGTGCTCCAGCAGGGAAGTGTTTCTGAAATTGGAACACATGATGAACTCATTGCCAAAGGAGAAAATGGTGCCTATGCCAAGCTCATCCGAATGCAAGAAATGGCACACGAAACTGCCCTTAACAATGCTCGAAAAAGTAGTGCAAGGTATCTTCCACAATTCTGCATGTGTTTGTATATCTGGAAAAGCTGTTTACATTTTTAAACCTAAACAGCTACATTTTAATTTGAGATCTGTTATAATGGTTCATCTACAGGCCTTCTAGTGCCAGGAACTCAGTAAGCTCTCCAATTATAGCCCGGAATTCATCATATGGCAGATCACCATATTCACGAAGGCTTTCTGACTTCTCTACTTTTGATTTTAGTCTTTCCCTTGAGGCCTCACACCCTAATTACCGAATGGAAAAGCTTGCCTTCAAGGTGCAAGCTAGTTCCTTTTGGCGCCTTGCCAAAGTGAATTCTCCTGAATGGGTTTATGCTGTAGTTGGTTCTATAGGCTCTGTTGTCTGCGGATCCCTCAGTGCTTTCTTTGCATATGTGCTAAGTGCTGTTCTCAGTGTCTACTACAACCCGGACCACGCTTACATGAGAAGAGAAATTGGGAAATACTGCTATTTGTTAATTGGGCTTTCGTCCGCTGCTCTTCTCTTTAACACACTGCAGCATTCCTTTTGGGATATCGTGGGAGAAAACCTCACAAAACGTGTGAGAGAGAAGATGCTGACAGCTGTGCTGAAAAACGAAATGGCATGGTTTGATCAAGAGGAAAATGAGAGTGCTAGGATTTCTGCAAGGCTGGCTCTTGATGCCAACAATGTCAGATCAGCTATAGGAGATCGCATTTCAGTGATTGTGCAGAACACGGCTCTCATGTTAGTTGCCTGCACTGCCGGCTTTGTTTTGCAGTGGCGCCTTGCCCTTGTCCTAATTGCAGTCTTCCCTGTGGTTGTAGCAGCAACTGTTTTGCAGGtttgtttctaaaattaatCCCTTTCACATGCATGCTGTCATCGAAGTATGCTTGCTGACAGTTGATCAATgaccaattaaaattaatctgataatatcttgaaaaaaaagggttatAAGTTATGTCGAAACCATTGTTGGCATATGATAGTTTTATGGTTGTTTGAATTGTATGCTAAAACTAATTTCTATCTGCTTCTTGGGCTAAATATGATCCACAACTACACAATTTCAGATGATATCAagttattaattatatttgttggATTTTCAACAGAAAATGTTTATGAAAGGTTTCTCAGGAGATTTAGAAGCTGCTCATGCCAAGGCTACGCAACTAGCTGGGGAGGCTATTGCCAATGTAAGAACTGTTGCTGCTTTCAATTCAGAGAACAAAATTGTTGGCCTATTCTCTTCAAGCCTTCAAACTCCACTGAGGCGCTGCTTTTGGAAGGGTCAAATTGCGGGAAGTGGATTTGGTGTAGCTCAGTTTTCACTATATGCTTCTTATGCCCTTGGTCTTTGGTATGCTTCCTGGCTTGTGAAGCATGGGATCTCTGATTTTTCAAAGACAATCCAAGTCTTTATGGTTCTCATGGTTTCCGCCAATGGTGCAGCTGAAACATTGACCCTGGCTCCTGACTTCATCAAGGGAGGTCGAGCCATGCGGTCGGTCTTTGATCTTCTCGACCGTAAAACTGAGATAGAGCCTGATGACCCTGATGCCACACAAGTTCCAGACTGCCTTCAGGGAGAAGTTGAACTAAAGCATATTGACTTTTCTTATCCCTCGCGTCCTGATGTCCCAATCTTCCGTGACCTTAATCTTCGTGCCCGAGCTGGAAAAACTCTTGCGCTTGTCGGTCCGAGTGGATGTGGTAAGAGCTCAGTCATTGCACTTATTCAGAGATTCTATGAGCCCTCATCTGGCCGTGTTATGATTGATGGAAAGGACATCCGGAAGTACAACCTCAAATCCTTGAGAAAACACATAGCAATTGTTCCACAAGAGCCATGCCTCTTTGCTTCCACCATTTATGAAAACATTGCCTATGGACATGAGTCTGCTACTGAGGCTGAAATCATTGAGGCAGCTACCCTAGCTAATGCCCACAAGTTCATATCTTCACTGCCCGAAGGTTACAAAACGTTTGTCGGGGAGAGAGGAGTTCAACTTTCTGGAGGCCAAAAACAAAGAATTGCCATTGCAAGGGCTCTTGTGAGGAAGGCAGAGCTTATGCTGCTTGATGAGGCAACAAGTGCCCTTGATGCCGAGTCTGAGAGATCGGTCCAAGAGGCTCTAGACCGTGCCTGCTCTGGGAAAACTACAATAGTGGTTGCTCATAGGTTGTCGACAATTCGGAATGCTCATGTCATTGCAGTGATAGATGATGGGAAAGTTGCAGAGCAAGGATCCCATtcatatttacttaaaaattatccTGATGGGTGTTATGCCCGCATGATACAATTACAAAGGTTTACACATAGCCAAGTTGTTGGAATGACATCCGGCTCAAGTTCTTCAGCTAAACCAAAAGATGACAATGAGAGAGAAGCCTAGTGAACTTCTAGAATTATAGTAGAAAAGGAGTATATCCCATATACcccttttaacattttttttggCTGTTTATTCtggatttaatgttttaatataatataatataatatgatataatatatgtgcattatctttctttttcttttttgtgattttaacCTTACATGTTGAATCTACATGAATATTTCCAAGGAAATGATAATGAAAGTTATAGTTACTTGATCCAATTGTAATTGTTGGAATTGGTGTTGCTTCTTTAAGATGATGGAATTCATGGCAATTAGGGAATTCATCCTATCCTGGTTTTTAACTGTgttatgtaaaaattattatttgaagaTATTATGGGGAATATTACTGAGAGACCCAAATGTGGAACAAAAATAATGGAGTATGAAGCTCACATGGTGGTTTATACATGTGCAATGAATCCATTTTTAAGGAAGAGATAGCAACTTAAAGAGAAGCAAAAGTGAAAAGGAAGAAATTGACAAAGACCCAAAAGGGGGAATGGATATGATGGGATTATGAAAGCCATGCTTCAGCCTAAGTAAGTGGACAAGCGTGAGAGGGTAAAAAAGAAAGGGAGAATGACACAGAGATGATGGTGTCTTCATCTCTCATGTGATACTATGAGAGCATTGTGGAGCCCTCAACCTAATCTCTTTTGTTTGCTAAAGAAAACATACAAAGATGTTAGTGGCCAATGGCCACAGATCCACCGATGGGGCCTTTTGCTGTGGAATGTGGCTTTTTAACGAAGGATTGAGGTTTTCAAGTGCTGAGCCTGCCTGAGTGCTTTGTCTAACTTTTGGGAAATTTGTGGGTATATTGGAAGATGACACGCTGCAAAGCAAGGTACTGAACTGCAACTCTTGTTGCTTTGTCTACTTTGGAAATGGTAATGactaaaaacaagaaaaagagacACGGTTTATCTCAAACATATTCATATGTTTAAAACACTACTCAACTACTCTATGGTAGGTTAGGATGATTACAAACAGGAGACGCCAAATGAGTCAGTTAGTCAGGTCAGGCCTCAACCATGGAGTCAACAGAGACCATAAATCAGACTGATTATATGCCCTTCAACATCACTAATTACTTCAtatgaaaacaaatttttgcTAAGGTTAGGCCTAATAGAAGAGGCGGGGCTTTGATGTCTAGTCTTATTTGGAGGCAATCCCATGATTTAAAAGTGCTATACTACCTACACTTGAGGGCAAAAGACAGAATTCAGATAATGCTCCACTAGGAAGGAAAGAGGGCTTGAAGCTTCCACGTTTCATTTCCATCCAACAAATGTACTTAAAGACAAGATGTGGCAGCCCAACATGTGAAAAATATTAACTATCCAGTATCCACCATCATATACCGGTAGCATGAGGGTATGGAGGCAACTCAAGCCAACGGGCTTTTATGCACCAACCAAAACCTTCAAGATTGTAGACAAACCAACAGACAGGCTCTAATGTGCATGTTGTTCTCGTTATCTTTCAAAGAAATGGAGCTTGTTAATTgttcaatttctaaatttaaccgcttgaaacattaaatatataaaatgttctATTAGCTACAAAGTAAAAAGTAAACTTTTAGTTAAATAAAGAGTTAAAGACTATTCATAGCGATCAATTATATCTCTTAAATACGAAAAGTTATATCACTtgatttttaaccaaaaaaagtataagtattcaataatatttatttaatagttatGTCTATTTAAGATATGTGTCTATATTACCTATTAAATGTATATGCATTTATGAAGAGACTTATGagttcctataaataggagcgaaattttctttggttgacatgtcaaaaaattcaaaaaaaatttcttccaaTGACACTAGTGTTCGTTTGAATGAATTTATATGCTTCAGGTTCAAATCCGAGGAAAAAATTGTCCGAGTATTTCATCAATGGTACCAAATCATCTTATCTCCATTATCATCTACTTGGACAGTTAGGAATCGACCCGACTAagcaacaagaaaaaaaatagcggaataaattgagaaattgaacacacaaatttaacgtgaaaaaacccctccaaagaggataaaaaaccatgggcaaatataattttattataatggcaaaagaacgaagagtataaaagatgtagataaaattaaaccccaaaaaactgaaaacaaagaaccctcaaaacgtaaacacaaaattctctaaatgtgttatgagttttaatctctaatgggtgtattttctaatgttgtaaaagagcctatttataagctaaattcataggtcaaataataataaaataatctaggctaatcagagtttgattgaaacaaataaacagagtttaactgaaagattatttctcaaatttgactgaaataggagtcatactcaacaaatctccaccttgactcatatttccacaatgccatctttgccaaagcctgccacgggcctatcttgaactatgtagggaattaattgagtcgaatctgtgcttaaaaactggaagacttctagccttcgacttgtatactgccaaattaaaactaacccgagtctgattttcacgaacacaatgccctaacttttcaaaacctacatCCAAAAGaaaacctctcttcaacgaaagggtcatacctttttccctcctatgaccaagttgcctccgctccaaacgagttcaCTTCGACTCCGTAACGGATGAGGGACGTCTTATTTCACCAGTCACtatagaaccttccagaatataaagacttcggattcttttaccttttaacaaaatgagagctccacgagatactttaatgtcgctcgactcgatgttgattctgcatcctttcaagtctaaaatactcaaggagataaaattctttcgtaaatcaagtACATACTTGACATTTAAGAGTGTCCTAATTGTCCCATCGTGTAtcttaattttaacagtaccaataccaattaccttactagatgaatcgtttcacATGCACACAACTCCAcattcaaccgaactgtatgtgaAGAACCATTCTTTATtaggacacatgtggaaagaacatcttgaatctaggatccacttgggcgtgagcttggagttatcgctcgttgacactaacaagaaataaTCACAACTTTCATCGGctaaattagcaccagctacatcttcctcgttactctcaataacttttttatttcgcagtttataacaatttgctttaacgtgacctaactttttacaatagcaaCACATTTTGTCTCGTtcctttgatgctaccaaaatggaagcttacctatctgccttgctatccaaaccaaactcattatcaagtttgtctctactcaacaaatgacccttcacatcttcgaacgagaatttgtctctgccataaatcagggtctccctgaaagacttgtataaaGGGGGCAAAGACCACAATAATAACATAGCCTGATCTTTATCATCAATATGAATCTCAAcgttttaaatcatttaaaagagtaatgaattgactgaggTGATCTCTAggaagctcaccttcgttcatgcgaaacgtacatagacgttgtttcaacactaaacggttagccagagacttagtcgtataaagagtttctaaccttttccacaatgcGGATAAGGTCTTTTCTGTCagtacctcctgcaataccgtattcaTGAGGCACAACTAGATTGTAGACAAggtcttttcatcaagctcttcccattctgttttatttagattctcaggctttttcctgGAAACAACTTTTTTCAAGCtagtttgaactagaattgccattatccgaacttgccacagattaaaatttgtctcaccatcaaacttctcaatttcaaaccttgctGCAGCTATCTCTAAATGGACTaatctataaaaattgaattagctCTGATACTATTTGttgggatcgacccgattaagcaacaagaa
The window above is part of the Gossypium raimondii isolate GPD5lz chromosome 9, ASM2569854v1, whole genome shotgun sequence genome. Proteins encoded here:
- the LOC105799752 gene encoding ABC transporter B family member 1, encoding METSAASSSSETKKEGSNNGSGEKPGDVPSVGFGELFRFADGLDYVLMGIGSLGALVHGCSLPIFLRFFADLVNSFGSNANNMDKMMQEVLKYAFYFLVVGAAIWASSWAEISCWMWTGERQTTKMRIKYLEAALDQDIKYFDTEVRTSDVVFAINTDAVMVQDAISEKLGNFIHYMATFVSGFAVGFTAVWQLALVTLAVVPLIAVIGAIHTTTLAKLSAKNQEALSQGGNIVEQTVVQIRVVLAFVGESRALQAYSSALKVAQKIGYKTGFAKGMGLGATYFVVFCCYALLLWYGGYLVRHHYTNGGLAIATMFAVMIGGLGLGQSAPSMSAFVKAKVAAAKIFRIIDNKPGIDRNSESGLDLESVTGLVELKNVDFAYPSRPDVRILNNFFLTVPAGKTIALVGSSGSGKSTVVSLIERFYDPSLGEVLLDGHDIKTLKLRWLRQQIGLVSQEPALFATTIKENILLGRPDANQIEIEEAARVANAHSFIVKLPDGFDTQVGERGLQLSGGQKQRIAIARAMLKNPAILLLDEATSALDSESEKLVQEALDRFMIGRTTLVIAHRLSTIRKADLVAVLQQGSVSEIGTHDELIAKGENGAYAKLIRMQEMAHETALNNARKSSARPSSARNSVSSPIIARNSSYGRSPYSRRLSDFSTFDFSLSLEASHPNYRMEKLAFKVQASSFWRLAKVNSPEWVYAVVGSIGSVVCGSLSAFFAYVLSAVLSVYYNPDHAYMRREIGKYCYLLIGLSSAALLFNTLQHSFWDIVGENLTKRVREKMLTAVLKNEMAWFDQEENESARISARLALDANNVRSAIGDRISVIVQNTALMLVACTAGFVLQWRLALVLIAVFPVVVAATVLQKMFMKGFSGDLEAAHAKATQLAGEAIANVRTVAAFNSENKIVGLFSSSLQTPLRRCFWKGQIAGSGFGVAQFSLYASYALGLWYASWLVKHGISDFSKTIQVFMVLMVSANGAAETLTLAPDFIKGGRAMRSVFDLLDRKTEIEPDDPDATQVPDCLQGEVELKHIDFSYPSRPDVPIFRDLNLRARAGKTLALVGPSGCGKSSVIALIQRFYEPSSGRVMIDGKDIRKYNLKSLRKHIAIVPQEPCLFASTIYENIAYGHESATEAEIIEAATLANAHKFISSLPEGYKTFVGERGVQLSGGQKQRIAIARALVRKAELMLLDEATSALDAESERSVQEALDRACSGKTTIVVAHRLSTIRNAHVIAVIDDGKVAEQGSHSYLLKNYPDGCYARMIQLQRFTHSQVVGMTSGSSSSAKPKDDNEREA